In one Sphingomonas sp. AP4-R1 genomic region, the following are encoded:
- a CDS encoding protein adenylyltransferase SelO family protein, translating into MTGDPQPTPFRPSTAIDEVADFLADPVEAADFPRTILRFRNDRAATQVGLADLTDAAWTAHFGRFLPLEGSLHRPLALRYHGHQFRAYNPDIGDGRGFLFAQMIDDRDRLLDLGTKGSGQTPYSRFGDGRLTLKGGMREILATEMLEALGVRTSRTFSLIETGEALHRGDEPSPTRSSVLVRMSHSHVRIGSVQRLATLGLTDEITRLARYALRHLFGEKPGDTPELRLLELVVAGTARLAASYMAAGFVHGVLNTDNINVTAESFDYGPWRFTPHWDMGFTAAYFDHQGLYAFGRQAHAIHWNVVQLAIALSKVQPVEALAPILDTFPALYERAISDAMLARLGVTTADEQADLALVQAIEAALTPGEVTIDRFFFDWAGGRRRGASPADAAYDAPAFVELAGLLEGRTPSGPLDHPHWTDANPCSMHIEEVEEIWSHIDRDDDWGQLNAKVAAIRRMGEALARLRG; encoded by the coding sequence ATGACCGGCGATCCGCAACCCACCCCGTTCCGCCCCTCCACCGCCATCGACGAAGTGGCGGATTTCCTCGCCGATCCGGTGGAGGCGGCCGATTTCCCGCGCACGATCCTGCGCTTCCGCAACGACAGAGCGGCGACGCAGGTGGGGCTGGCGGACCTGACGGACGCGGCGTGGACAGCGCATTTCGGGCGCTTCCTCCCGCTGGAGGGCAGCCTGCACCGGCCGCTGGCGCTGCGCTATCACGGCCACCAGTTCCGCGCGTACAATCCCGATATCGGCGACGGGCGCGGTTTCCTGTTCGCGCAGATGATCGACGATCGGGATCGCCTGCTCGATCTCGGCACCAAGGGATCGGGCCAGACGCCCTATAGCCGCTTCGGCGACGGGCGGCTGACGCTGAAGGGCGGCATGCGCGAGATACTCGCGACCGAGATGCTGGAGGCTCTGGGCGTACGGACCTCGCGCACCTTCTCGCTGATCGAGACGGGCGAGGCGCTGCACCGGGGCGACGAACCCTCCCCCACCCGCTCCTCCGTCCTCGTGCGGATGAGCCACAGCCATGTCCGCATCGGCAGCGTCCAGCGGCTGGCGACCCTGGGCCTGACCGACGAGATCACACGGCTCGCGCGCTATGCGCTGCGCCATCTGTTCGGGGAAAAGCCGGGCGACACGCCCGAGTTGCGCCTGCTGGAACTTGTGGTGGCGGGCACCGCGCGGCTGGCGGCCAGCTACATGGCGGCGGGCTTCGTGCACGGCGTGCTGAACACGGACAATATCAACGTCACCGCCGAGAGCTTCGACTATGGCCCGTGGCGCTTCACGCCCCACTGGGACATGGGCTTCACCGCCGCCTACTTCGATCATCAGGGGCTCTACGCCTTCGGGCGGCAGGCGCATGCGATCCACTGGAACGTGGTGCAGCTGGCCATCGCCTTGTCGAAGGTGCAGCCGGTGGAGGCGCTGGCGCCGATCCTCGACACCTTCCCCGCTCTCTATGAGCGCGCGATCAGCGACGCGATGCTCGCGCGGCTGGGCGTGACGACAGCGGACGAGCAGGCCGATCTCGCGCTGGTGCAGGCGATCGAGGCGGCGCTCACCCCCGGCGAAGTGACGATCGATCGCTTCTTTTTCGACTGGGCGGGCGGACGGCGGCGCGGCGCCTCCCCGGCGGATGCGGCCTATGATGCGCCGGCGTTCGTGGAACTGGCCGGCCTGCTGGAAGGCCGCACGCCGTCCGGCCCGCTGGACCATCCCCATTGGACCGACGCCAATCCGTGCTCGATGCATATCGAGGAGGTGGAGGAGATCTGGTCGCACATCGATCGCGACGACGATTGGGGTCAGCTCAACGCCAAGGTGGCGGCGATCCGGCGGATGGGCGAAGCGCTGGCGCGTCTGCGGGGCTGA
- a CDS encoding alpha/beta fold hydrolase, producing the protein MSFEDRTWLSPDGLALHYRDYPGSAAATPVLCIPGLTRNARDFEGVAERLSGARRVIVVELRGRGQSHYAPDPMTYVPPVYVGDILALIQQAGLGPVALFGTSLGGIVAMLLSAMQPDALAGVLLNDVGPVIDPAGLARIAAYTGRDVGWPDWDTAAAAQAATHAHAFPDYGPAEWLAMAHRVARDRDGLIVTDYDPAIAVPFSAPPPDPAPDPWPFLNGLVGKPALLVRGALSDILSAETAARMIDRLPQMELLTLPRIGHAPMLDEPECVAAIDRLLARIDAARE; encoded by the coding sequence ATGTCGTTCGAGGATCGCACCTGGCTCTCGCCCGACGGGCTGGCGCTCCATTATCGCGATTATCCCGGTAGCGCCGCCGCCACGCCCGTTCTCTGCATTCCCGGCCTCACCCGCAATGCGCGCGATTTCGAGGGCGTGGCGGAGCGGCTTTCGGGCGCGCGCCGCGTGATCGTGGTGGAACTGCGCGGGCGCGGGCAGAGCCACTATGCGCCCGATCCGATGACCTATGTGCCGCCCGTCTATGTGGGCGACATCCTCGCCCTGATCCAGCAGGCGGGGCTCGGCCCGGTCGCATTGTTCGGCACGTCGCTGGGCGGGATCGTCGCGATGCTGCTCTCCGCGATGCAGCCCGATGCGCTGGCGGGCGTCCTGCTCAACGATGTCGGCCCGGTGATCGATCCGGCCGGCCTCGCGCGCATCGCCGCTTATACCGGCAGGGATGTGGGCTGGCCCGATTGGGACACCGCCGCCGCCGCGCAGGCCGCCACGCACGCGCATGCCTTCCCCGATTACGGGCCGGCCGAATGGCTGGCGATGGCGCATCGCGTCGCGCGGGACCGCGATGGCCTGATCGTCACCGATTATGATCCGGCGATCGCGGTGCCTTTCTCGGCGCCGCCGCCCGATCCGGCGCCCGATCCCTGGCCGTTCCTGAACGGGCTGGTCGGCAAACCGGCGCTGCTGGTGCGCGGTGCGCTCTCCGATATCCTGAGCGCGGAGACGGCCGCGCGCATGATCGATCGCCTGCCGCAGATGGAACTGCTCACGCTGCCGCGCATCGGTCACGCGCCCATGCTGGACGAGCCCGAATGCGTGGCGGCGATCGATCGTCTGCTTGCGCGGATCGATGCCGCGCGGGAGTGA
- a CDS encoding nitronate monooxygenase family protein, translated as MFKGLRPILYGGREVWPIIEGGKGVAVSNHASAGAWAAAGGIGTISAVNADSYDADGKIIPQIYRALTRRDRHEELIQYAIDGAVEQVKRAFEIAGGKGAININVLWEMGGAQRVLHGVLERTRGMVAGVTCGAGMPYKLSEIAASYGVNYLPIVSSGRAFNALWKRAYSKASEWLAGVVYEDPWLAGGHNGLSNAEDPRAPQDPYPRVKALRETMRAGGVSEDVPIIMAGGVWFLRDWNDWIDNPELGSIAFQFGTRPLLTQESPISQEWKDRLTTLDEGDILLHRFSPTGFYSSAVRNDFLRNLEARSERQIAFSMEAAGDHQFQLDVGVKGKSFWVTLGDLHRAREWDGRGFTTALKTPDNTLVFVTPEEMKIIRKDQADCMGCLSQCSFSAWADTEGNSTGRLADPRSFCIQKTLQEIGHGGPVDQNLMFAGHAAYKFKQDPFYSNGFVPSVKQLVDRILTGD; from the coding sequence TTGTTCAAGGGTCTGCGTCCTATCCTGTATGGCGGTCGAGAAGTCTGGCCGATCATCGAGGGCGGAAAGGGCGTCGCTGTCTCGAACCATGCCAGTGCGGGCGCGTGGGCAGCCGCCGGTGGCATCGGTACGATCTCGGCGGTCAATGCCGACAGCTATGATGCGGATGGCAAGATCATCCCGCAAATCTATCGCGCGCTCACGCGCCGCGACCGGCACGAAGAGCTGATCCAATATGCGATCGACGGCGCCGTCGAGCAGGTGAAGCGCGCGTTCGAGATCGCTGGCGGCAAGGGCGCGATCAACATCAACGTGCTGTGGGAAATGGGCGGCGCGCAGCGCGTGCTGCACGGCGTGCTGGAGCGGACGCGCGGCATGGTCGCGGGTGTCACCTGCGGCGCCGGCATGCCCTACAAGCTGTCCGAGATCGCCGCCTCCTACGGCGTGAACTATCTGCCGATCGTCAGCTCCGGCCGCGCGTTCAACGCGCTGTGGAAGCGCGCTTATTCCAAGGCGTCGGAATGGCTGGCGGGCGTGGTCTATGAGGATCCGTGGCTCGCGGGCGGGCATAACGGCTTGTCCAATGCGGAAGATCCGCGCGCGCCGCAGGATCCCTATCCGCGCGTGAAGGCGCTGCGCGAGACGATGCGCGCCGGCGGCGTGTCCGAAGACGTGCCGATCATCATGGCGGGCGGCGTCTGGTTCCTGCGCGACTGGAACGACTGGATCGACAATCCCGAGCTGGGCAGCATCGCCTTCCAGTTCGGCACGCGGCCTCTGCTGACGCAGGAGAGCCCGATCAGCCAGGAGTGGAAGGATCGGCTGACGACGCTCGACGAGGGCGACATCCTGCTCCACCGCTTCAGCCCCACCGGCTTCTATTCCTCGGCCGTCCGCAACGATTTCCTGCGCAATCTGGAAGCGCGGTCGGAGCGCCAGATCGCGTTCTCGATGGAAGCGGCGGGCGACCACCAGTTCCAGCTGGACGTGGGCGTGAAGGGCAAGAGCTTCTGGGTCACGCTCGGCGATCTGCACCGTGCGCGCGAATGGGACGGGCGCGGCTTCACCACCGCGCTGAAGACGCCGGACAATACGCTCGTCTTCGTCACGCCGGAGGAGATGAAGATCATCCGCAAGGATCAGGCGGATTGCATGGGCTGCCTCAGCCAGTGCAGCTTCTCCGCCTGGGCCGATACGGAAGGCAATTCCACCGGGCGCCTCGCCGATCCGCGCAGCTTCTGCATCCAGAAGACGCTGCAGGAGATCGGCCATGGCGGGCCGGTGGATCAAAACCTGATGTTCGCGGGCCACGCGGCCTACAAGTTCAAGCAGGATCCCTTCTATTCGAACGGCTTCGTGCCGTCGGTGAAGCAGCTCGTCGATCGCATCCTGACCGGCGATTGA
- a CDS encoding glutamine amidotransferase yields MKRALIIRHVPHEGVAGYRLPIERAGYDLSRVDVGDPAFSSVDLVEPDLVIMMGGPMGVYEREQYPWIGCQLRRLARRLEADRPTLGVCFGSQMMAAALGAPVFAGPVKEVGFAPIALTDVGAASPLRHLEGTSVLHWHGDTFDLPDNVERLAETPAYANQAFRRGPRLLALQFHAEMGEDPRIDAWLQDTPYIASAGTDPATVRADHDALGPQAVSAGRAMIAEWLAGL; encoded by the coding sequence ATGAAGCGCGCGTTGATCATCCGTCATGTCCCGCACGAAGGCGTCGCGGGTTATCGCCTGCCGATCGAGCGGGCCGGCTACGACCTCTCCCGCGTCGATGTCGGCGATCCCGCTTTCTCCTCGGTCGATCTGGTCGAGCCCGATCTGGTCATCATGATGGGCGGCCCGATGGGCGTGTACGAGCGCGAGCAATATCCCTGGATCGGCTGCCAGCTGCGCCGGCTCGCGAGGCGGCTGGAAGCGGACCGGCCGACGCTCGGCGTCTGCTTCGGCAGCCAGATGATGGCGGCGGCACTCGGCGCGCCCGTCTTCGCCGGGCCGGTGAAGGAAGTGGGTTTCGCGCCGATCGCGCTAACGGACGTGGGCGCTGCCTCGCCGCTGCGCCATCTCGAGGGCACGTCGGTGCTGCACTGGCATGGCGACACGTTCGATCTGCCGGACAATGTCGAGCGGCTCGCCGAGACGCCGGCTTATGCCAATCAGGCGTTCCGGCGCGGCCCGCGCCTGCTCGCGCTGCAATTCCATGCCGAGATGGGCGAGGATCCGCGCATCGACGCCTGGCTGCAGGATACGCCCTATATCGCCTCCGCCGGCACCGATCCCGCCACCGTCCGCGCCGATCATGACGCGCTCGGTCCGCAGGCCGTGTCCGCCGGCCGCGCGATGATCGCGGAGTGGCTGGCAGGGCTGTAA
- a CDS encoding D-glycerate dehydrogenase codes for MSEAPFSSARPSRPRVFVTRRLPEAVERRMGELFDVVLRADDAPLDAAALAEAVRDIDVLVPTITDRIDADLIAAAGPRLTLIANFGNGVDHIDLKAARARRIVVTNTPGALTEDTADLAMSLILALPRRIVEGERVARSGTWAGWSPTAMLGHRIGGRTLGILGMGRIGRAVAARAKGFGVEIVYHNRRRLPEAIEAELGATYLPSADALMEAADIVSIHCPLTAQTHGMIDARRLGLLGADGYLVNIARGEIVDGEAVIRALEDKVIAGAGLDVFDHAPVIDPRLIAMENVLLLPHIASATHEARAAQGAKVIANIKTWADGHRPPDQVLEGWV; via the coding sequence ATGTCCGAAGCGCCCTTCTCATCGGCCCGGCCATCGCGACCGCGCGTGTTCGTCACGCGCCGGCTGCCGGAGGCCGTGGAGCGAAGGATGGGCGAATTGTTCGACGTGGTGCTGCGCGCTGATGACGCGCCGCTGGACGCGGCCGCGCTGGCCGAGGCGGTGCGCGACATCGACGTGCTGGTGCCGACGATCACCGACCGGATCGATGCGGACCTGATCGCGGCGGCGGGGCCGCGCCTGACGCTGATCGCCAATTTCGGCAACGGCGTGGATCATATCGATCTGAAGGCGGCGCGCGCGCGCCGGATCGTCGTGACCAACACGCCGGGCGCGCTGACCGAGGATACGGCCGACCTCGCCATGTCGCTGATCCTCGCGCTGCCACGCCGGATCGTGGAGGGCGAGCGCGTAGCGCGATCGGGAACCTGGGCGGGCTGGAGCCCGACCGCGATGCTGGGGCATCGGATCGGCGGGCGCACGCTCGGCATCCTCGGCATGGGGCGGATCGGCCGCGCGGTGGCGGCGCGCGCGAAGGGCTTCGGCGTGGAGATCGTCTATCACAATCGCCGCCGCCTGCCCGAGGCGATCGAGGCGGAGCTGGGCGCGACCTATCTGCCGAGCGCCGACGCGCTGATGGAGGCGGCCGATATCGTCTCGATCCACTGTCCGCTCACCGCGCAGACGCACGGGATGATCGATGCGCGGCGGCTGGGGCTGCTGGGCGCCGACGGCTATCTGGTGAATATCGCGCGGGGCGAGATCGTGGACGGCGAGGCCGTGATCCGCGCGCTGGAGGACAAGGTGATCGCGGGCGCGGGGCTCGACGTGTTCGATCATGCGCCGGTGATCGATCCGCGCCTGATCGCGATGGAGAATGTGCTGCTGCTGCCGCACATCGCCTCCGCCACGCACGAGGCGCGCGCGGCGCAGGGCGCCAAGGTGATCGCCAACATCAAGACCTGGGCCGACGGCCACCGCCCGCCCGATCAGGTGCTGGAAGGCTGGGTGTGA
- a CDS encoding MFS transporter — MTAASPARPRLTLALLTLIYVVNFIDRQLIGIVGQPMKLELGLSDTQLGLLGGVAFALFYTVLGLPIARAADRGSRVTIIAISLALWSAMTALCGMAGSFAALLTARIGVGVGEAGCAPPSQSLVADLFPPERRATALSVLSLGIPAGMLIGAVAGGWLAQSLGWRSAFLALGLPGVALAGIVALVLREPVRTSPAADAPPLMAVAATLLKRPAFLHMAAGASLASFAGYGVTSFAVPLVLRRFDLPLGVAASGFGLIAGVGIGLGIGGGGWLSDRLARLRPGAPGLVAAAGAIAAAILFQLALSQPDPLALAATGLIPLLGAHLYFGPTYGVTANSVGPRERATAVAILLMAMNAIGLGLGPLAVGVLSDHFVAAGASSGAALTQALRIDLIVYVWAAIHFLLAARALSRARARAMA; from the coding sequence ATGACCGCCGCCTCCCCCGCCCGCCCCCGCCTGACGCTGGCGCTGCTGACCCTGATCTATGTGGTCAATTTCATCGACCGGCAGCTGATCGGCATCGTCGGCCAGCCGATGAAGCTGGAGCTGGGGCTGAGCGACACCCAGCTCGGCCTGCTCGGGGGCGTGGCCTTCGCCCTGTTCTACACCGTGCTGGGCCTGCCGATCGCGCGCGCGGCGGATCGGGGATCACGCGTGACGATCATCGCGATCAGCCTCGCGCTCTGGTCGGCGATGACGGCGCTGTGCGGGATGGCGGGCAGCTTTGCCGCTTTGCTGACCGCGCGGATCGGCGTGGGCGTGGGCGAGGCGGGGTGCGCTCCGCCCTCGCAAAGCCTTGTCGCCGATCTCTTTCCGCCCGAGCGGCGCGCGACCGCGCTCTCCGTTCTGTCGCTCGGCATTCCGGCGGGGATGCTGATCGGCGCGGTGGCGGGCGGGTGGCTCGCGCAATCGCTCGGCTGGCGCTCGGCCTTCCTCGCGCTGGGGCTGCCGGGCGTGGCGCTGGCGGGGATCGTGGCGCTGGTGCTGCGCGAGCCGGTACGGACGAGCCCGGCCGCCGACGCGCCGCCATTGATGGCGGTGGCCGCCACCCTGCTGAAGCGCCCGGCCTTCCTGCACATGGCGGCGGGCGCCAGCCTGGCCTCGTTCGCGGGCTATGGCGTGACGAGCTTCGCGGTCCCGCTGGTGCTGCGCCGGTTCGATCTGCCGCTGGGCGTGGCGGCGTCAGGCTTCGGGCTGATCGCGGGCGTGGGCATCGGCCTGGGCATCGGCGGCGGCGGCTGGCTGTCCGATCGGCTCGCGCGGCTCCGCCCCGGCGCGCCCGGTCTGGTCGCGGCGGCGGGCGCGATCGCGGCGGCGATCCTGTTCCAGCTCGCCTTGTCCCAGCCCGATCCGCTCGCGCTGGCGGCGACGGGGCTGATCCCGCTGCTGGGCGCGCATCTCTATTTCGGGCCGACCTATGGCGTGACCGCCAACAGCGTGGGACCGCGCGAGAGGGCGACGGCGGTGGCGATCCTGCTGATGGCGATGAACGCGATCGGGCTGGGCCTCGGGCCCCTCGCGGTGGGCGTGCTGAGCGACCATTTCGTGGCTGCGGGCGCCTCGTCCGGCGCGGCGCTGACGCAAGCGCTGCGGATCGACCTGATCGTCTATGTGTGGGCGGCGATCCATTTCCTGCTGGCGGCGCGCGCGCTTTCCCGCGCCCGCGCCCGAGCCATGGCTTGA
- a CDS encoding ferredoxin--NADP reductase, with protein sequence MSAHAMLQPLEPTASLTVEKVLSVRHWNEHLFSFTITRPASFRFRSGEFVMIGLMGDNGKPLLRAYSVASPSWAEELEFLSIKVEDGPLTSKLQQVKEGDDIYLGRKPTGTLVADALLPGRRLFLFGTGTGLAPWMSIIRDPDIYDRYEQVVVVHSVRKVSDLAYRDDLDNKLAGDPLVEDFARTQLHYIPTVTREPFHTSGRIDKLIADGTIFAGDPSRPQAFDPDHDRVMLCGSMAMIKETAELLDAAGFTEGSNAKPGEYVIERAFVG encoded by the coding sequence ATGTCCGCCCACGCCATGCTCCAGCCCCTCGAGCCCACCGCCAGCCTCACCGTCGAGAAGGTGTTGTCGGTGCGCCATTGGAACGAGCATCTGTTCAGCTTCACGATCACGCGTCCGGCCAGCTTCCGCTTCCGCTCGGGCGAGTTCGTGATGATCGGGCTGATGGGCGATAACGGCAAGCCGCTGCTGCGCGCCTATTCGGTCGCCTCGCCGTCCTGGGCGGAGGAGCTGGAATTCCTCTCGATCAAGGTGGAGGATGGGCCGCTCACCTCGAAGCTGCAGCAGGTGAAGGAAGGCGACGACATCTATCTCGGCCGCAAGCCCACCGGCACGCTCGTCGCCGATGCTTTGCTGCCGGGCCGCCGCCTGTTCCTGTTCGGCACCGGCACGGGCCTCGCCCCGTGGATGTCGATCATCCGCGATCCGGACATCTATGATCGCTACGAGCAGGTCGTGGTCGTCCATTCCGTCCGCAAGGTGAGCGATCTCGCGTACCGCGACGATCTGGACAACAAGCTGGCGGGTGATCCGCTGGTCGAGGATTTCGCCCGCACCCAGCTGCATTACATCCCCACCGTCACGCGGGAGCCGTTCCACACGTCGGGCCGCATCGACAAGCTCATCGCGGACGGCACGATCTTCGCCGGCGATCCGTCGCGCCCGCAGGCGTTCGATCCCGATCATGATCGCGTGATGCTGTGCGGCTCGATGGCGATGATCAAGGAAACCGCCGAGCTGCTCGACGCGGCGGGCTTCACCGAGGGCTCGAACGCCAAGCCCGGCGAATATGTGATCGAACGCGCCTTCGTCGGCTGA
- a CDS encoding GDSL-type esterase/lipase family protein, producing MRLLLDRTAVLFLGVAAGAAIGYAFGTGNESHQAVELAPDAAPAPPPPSTVAPPPPTGPEQAPPATDEPKPEKPTPALPEAPVALTDDQPQPGLEDSVRQGRSVRIGVFGDSFGDGVWSGLYKLLPAGQGYRVEKYSQQSTGFTRYKRLNLEQHDDGRIGDQPMDIAVISFGANDAQGVCGDDGKCGALMSSRWQSIIGARVESYVGMLRRHGASIYWVGLPVMRDRGFDADATAMNAFYRSLMGRLGVPFVDVRPLTVDAQGQYEAYYPDDTGAPKLLRANDGVHMSMNGYLRITRPLAARIREASDSARRQQGGQRSAAQQGDSPPVAVAPAAPPLTLSPDRPQL from the coding sequence GTGCGCTTGCTTCTCGATCGAACCGCCGTCCTGTTCCTTGGCGTCGCCGCCGGGGCGGCGATCGGCTATGCGTTCGGTACGGGCAATGAAAGTCATCAGGCGGTGGAGTTGGCGCCCGATGCCGCGCCCGCACCGCCGCCGCCCTCCACGGTAGCGCCGCCTCCGCCCACCGGGCCCGAGCAGGCGCCTCCCGCGACCGACGAGCCCAAGCCCGAAAAGCCCACGCCGGCGCTCCCCGAGGCGCCCGTCGCGCTGACCGACGATCAGCCCCAGCCCGGCCTGGAAGATAGCGTGCGGCAGGGCCGCTCCGTCCGCATCGGCGTGTTCGGCGACAGTTTCGGCGACGGCGTCTGGTCGGGCCTCTACAAATTGCTGCCGGCGGGGCAGGGCTATCGCGTCGAGAAATACAGCCAGCAGTCGACCGGCTTCACCCGCTACAAGCGTCTGAATCTCGAGCAGCATGACGATGGCCGCATCGGCGATCAGCCGATGGACATCGCCGTCATCTCCTTCGGCGCGAACGACGCGCAGGGCGTGTGCGGCGACGACGGCAAGTGCGGCGCGCTGATGAGCAGTCGCTGGCAATCGATCATCGGCGCGCGCGTCGAATCCTATGTCGGAATGCTCCGCCGGCATGGCGCGTCGATCTACTGGGTCGGCCTGCCGGTGATGCGCGATCGCGGCTTCGATGCCGACGCGACCGCGATGAACGCTTTCTACCGCTCGCTGATGGGGCGGCTGGGCGTGCCCTTCGTCGATGTCCGCCCGCTCACCGTCGATGCCCAGGGCCAGTATGAAGCTTATTATCCCGACGATACGGGCGCGCCGAAGCTGCTGCGCGCGAATGACGGCGTCCACATGTCGATGAACGGCTATCTGCGGATCACGCGCCCGCTCGCCGCCCGCATCCGTGAGGCGAGCGACAGTGCGCGGCGCCAGCAAGGCGGGCAGCGCAGCGCGGCCCAGCAGGGCGACAGCCCGCCGGTCGCGGTGGCGCCGGCCGCCCCGCCGCTCACCCTGTCGCCGGATCGGCCGCAGCTGTGA
- a CDS encoding SGNH/GDSL hydrolase family protein — MLMAAAAALGAGEGLSNGQVLNPFFAKLARSGSATPNKVRPLHILQIGDSHTAGDMISGAWREALQARYGSGGRGVMAPGRPYDGYLTRGITAAMSPEWSIAADFGKGWSEGHPPLGISAYTLTSRAAGATMALDAEPTERFDRLVLCGMTGPGAGAVTVRMGDVSDRLSFSSASARPECRTVTAPAAQTHVDITTDGGPVTLTSWATFYDHGGVVVSNLGVVGSQLVHFSRTDDSVVAEELQTYDPDLIVIAFGTNEGFAPRVSSFEYEAILRSQIGRIRRIAGNVPILLLGAPDALTRRSELLANGPGGDSSACREENAPSISPPPPPPTPIGGGNLAAAMARLGTFLGVMPGADPSLPAQAGTAQPAQPAAAPQPQALYPPGAVVQKLPARAPEGARTPLFPPSGLSVVRDVQRRVAASLHVAFWDWEGRMGGRCTALRWTRANPPLMRSDYVHYTKAGGKEIADRLEADLDRLTGAGR, encoded by the coding sequence ATGTTGATGGCGGCCGCCGCCGCGCTGGGCGCGGGCGAGGGGCTGAGCAACGGGCAGGTGCTCAATCCCTTCTTCGCGAAGCTCGCGCGCTCGGGCTCGGCGACGCCCAACAAGGTCCGCCCGCTCCATATCCTCCAGATCGGCGACAGCCATACGGCCGGCGACATGATCTCGGGCGCCTGGCGCGAGGCGCTGCAGGCGCGCTACGGCAGCGGCGGACGCGGCGTGATGGCGCCCGGCCGCCCCTATGACGGCTATCTCACGCGCGGCATCACCGCCGCGATGTCGCCCGAGTGGAGCATCGCCGCCGATTTCGGCAAGGGCTGGAGCGAGGGACATCCGCCGCTCGGTATCTCCGCTTACACGCTCACCAGCCGCGCCGCGGGCGCGACGATGGCGCTGGATGCGGAGCCGACCGAGCGCTTCGATCGCCTCGTCCTGTGCGGCATGACCGGGCCGGGCGCGGGCGCCGTCACCGTCCGCATGGGCGACGTGAGCGATCGGCTGAGCTTTTCCTCCGCCTCGGCGCGCCCCGAATGCCGCACCGTCACCGCGCCCGCCGCGCAGACGCATGTCGATATCACCACCGATGGCGGCCCCGTCACCCTGACGAGCTGGGCCACCTTCTACGATCATGGCGGCGTGGTCGTCTCCAATCTCGGCGTGGTCGGCTCGCAGCTCGTCCATTTCAGCCGCACGGACGACAGCGTCGTCGCCGAAGAGCTGCAGACCTATGATCCCGATCTGATCGTGATCGCCTTCGGCACCAACGAGGGGTTCGCGCCGCGCGTCTCGTCGTTCGAATATGAGGCGATCCTGCGCAGCCAGATCGGCCGCATCCGCCGCATCGCGGGCAACGTGCCGATCCTGCTGCTCGGCGCGCCCGATGCGCTGACGCGGCGGAGCGAGCTGCTGGCCAACGGCCCCGGCGGGGACAGCAGCGCCTGCCGCGAAGAAAACGCGCCCTCCATTTCGCCGCCACCTCCGCCACCCACGCCGATCGGCGGCGGCAATCTCGCCGCCGCGATGGCGCGGCTCGGCACCTTCCTCGGCGTCATGCCGGGGGCGGATCCGTCGCTGCCCGCGCAGGCGGGCACCGCCCAGCCCGCCCAGCCTGCGGCGGCTCCGCAGCCACAGGCGCTCTATCCGCCCGGTGCGGTCGTCCAGAAGCTGCCCGCACGCGCGCCCGAGGGAGCGCGCACCCCGCTCTTCCCGCCGTCCGGCCTGTCGGTGGTGCGCGATGTCCAGCGGCGCGTCGCCGCCTCGCTCCATGTCGCCTTCTGGGATTGGGAGGGGCGCATGGGCGGCCGCTGCACCGCGCTGCGCTGGACCCGCGCCAATCCCCCGCTGATGCGGAGCGATTACGTCCACTACACGAAGGCCGGCGGCAAGGAGATCGCCGACCGGCTGGAAGCCGATCTGGATCGCCTGACCGGGGCGGGGCGGTGA